From Styela clava chromosome 6, kaStyClav1.hap1.2, whole genome shotgun sequence, one genomic window encodes:
- the LOC120332053 gene encoding caspase-14-like — MSMTLKNTDAKFIYDAVDVFHKSQWKEFSRLKLGLNDREIKKLQADHEGDSKELKYETVKHWKSTTGENLDKLTALKQEYFFSKSETNFSKLVEAQDDLDGGKRRDEFSYPLKNGKGIALIISNSFAGTEYSREPGCSRDLENMEKLWRKTLGCKLVDREAHRDKTADEMRKLLEKVAKAKKFDYAVVIISTHGGYVPMEEQRNDKYQETKLIKYEEILYGEDLGKLRANELQKILGNKEAQHLRDIPKLLILQYCRGEKIDKGVPKVSTDAIGFSDHQKTEELYPVDPLMPEMSDIITVYATHQDFAALRHDEGSWMIKDIADVFGKYYKTKHVTDMLTIVNNRMKNRRGSTKGGGDCKAMSIYESSLTKDFYLVQ, encoded by the coding sequence atgtcaATGACCTTGAAAAATACGGATGCAAAGTTTATCTACGATGCAGTTGATGTATTTCATAAGTCCCAATGGAAAGAATTTTCTAGATTGAAACTAGGTTTGAACGACAGAGAAATCAAAAAACTACAAGCTGATCATGAAGGGGATTCTAAAGAGCTCAAGTATGAAACAGTTAAACATTGGAAGAGCACAACTGGAGAAAATCTGGACAAATTGACCGCTCTAAAACAGGAATATTTTTTCAGCAAATCAGAAACGAATTTCTCAAAACTGGTAGAGGCACAAGATGATCTTGATGGCGGAAAGAGACGAGATGAGTTCAGTTATCCATTAAAAAACGGAAAAGGTATTGCACTCATTATAAGCAATTCTTTTGCTGGCACTGAATATTCCAGAGAACCTGGATGTAGTAGAGATTTGGAAAACATGGAAAAATTGTGGCGCAAAACCTTGGGATGTAAACTAGTGGACAGGGAAGCTCATCGCGATAAAACGGCTGATGAAATGAGAAAATTGTTGGAAAAAGTCGCGAAAGCAAAAAAATTCGATTATGCCGTTGTCATTATAAGTACGCATGGAGGATACGTCCCAATGGAAGAACAGAGAAATGATAAATATCAAGAAACAAAGCtaataaaatatgaagaaatcCTATATGGAGAAGACTTGGGCAAATTAAGAGCTAATGAACTTCAAAAAATCTTGGGCAATAAAGAAGCTCAACACTTGAGAGATATACCGAAATTGCTAATTCTCCAATACTGCAGGGGAGAAAAGATTGATAAAGGAGTTCCTAAAGTTAGTACTGATGCAATTGGATTTTCAGATCACCAAAAAACTGAAGAGCTTTATCCTGTGGATCCTCTTATGCCCGAGATGAGTGATATCATTACTGTATATGCAACTCATCAAGACTTCGCTGCTCTCAGGCATGATGAAGGTTCCTGGATGATCAAGGATATTGCTGATGTGTTCGGAAAGTACTACAAGACAAAGCATGTCACTGATATGCTTACAATCGTGAATAACCGGATGAAAAACAGGAGGGGAAGCACGAAAGGAGGGGGGGATTGTAAGGCAATGAGCATCTATGAGTCCAGTCTCACCAAAGATTTCTATTTGGTTCAATAA